A window of Sebastes umbrosus isolate fSebUmb1 chromosome 6, fSebUmb1.pri, whole genome shotgun sequence genomic DNA:
CTTATCTGCTTTCTAACCCAGAGCCAGATGAGGAGATGAAGGTTTGATACCACGGCAgacatgcacatatttgtatgtatatttccctttgttattttgttatatcTATCAGTTGGGgtatcttgttgttgttgttgtaactttTTGAGGTTATTTtcttgataccactctcatgtctgacTGTTGAttatgaagctggagccagcagcgGGTTATCTTAGATTAGCATAAAGATTGGAAGCAGAGGAAACATTTGACAGCTGTATCGACCTTCTGATCTAACTCTCAAAAAGAGAGCGAATACTAGTATTAcctaaatgtcaaactattcctttagtCCATGAGACTCCAGTACAGACAGTGCCTCTAATGATCAATTATAGTCTTTTGCTCAATATACAGCTGACACTGCCTCCTTCACTCTAATCAAGCTAAATCACTGAGGATATTGTTAATGGGTCTGAAGGGTCCAGTCTGTTTTTCTGACCCTCTGACACAGCAAACATTATGGAAGACACTGTGTAGTCCACAGGAGTGTTGTTCTTTATGTAGCTTAATCTTACCATCAAAATCAATCTTTCCATCTTTGTTTGTGTCTCCTTCACCGAACATCTCATCAAtatcttcctccaccactggctCTCCAGTAAGATGGAGGATCTCTCCAAACTCCTCCCGGTCAACGAAACCATCTCCGTTCCTGAGGATAAAAATCAACATTAAATTCACTGTCTTACAtcagcacataaacacacactggacGTATTCATTAAAAGGACTGCTTTATTTCGAAAGTTCttattatattcatataaatatatatatatatatatatatataaatattctaTATTGTAGCCAGTGatcaacctccaggtctgagaagtgaagtcaatgctgaagagccttaaacctgcattctgtctaccagccagcagggggcgactcctctggttgtatagaagtctctgagaaaatgagcctacttctctcttgatttattacctcagtaaacattgtaaacatgagtttatggtctcaatcactagttccaagtcttcttcaatacagcatgatgttcttttagtaaattatggtcacaTGCActgtgcaccatatttttctctctagccaatcagagcagactgggctttttcaggagggggtcttaaagagacagacggtgaatacaggtatatcaAGGCAGAcaagataagaaaaataatgtgttttttgaacattaaagcatgtaaacatgttctgtaagaacctggaaatgagcaggaTATGTCTCCTTTAGGGATCAGAGTGACTTTTGTTTACTGCAACTTTTCCATGCAACTTATTTgtttcctaaattaaaaatcgAAACACACTGGTTTGTCCTCTAGCTAAATTGTAATTATATCAAAGATCCAACAATGGTGAGAATGTACCAGTTCAAAAAAAGTGAGGCTTAAAGTGCCAAGAATATTTTCAAAATGCAGCTTATTTGGATGTGAAGTTATCTGATGCAACGGGCCATAAAAATGTTGCCTaattggaaaatattctaattgaTATGCTTTTCAATTTAGCCACAGCACAAGATGAACATCCTGGATTCAGCAACATGTGGTGTTTGTATTTGTCTTTCTgttagtatatacagtacatacttgTCAAATATACGGAAGCATTCTGAAAGCTCTTCTTCACTCTTTCCGGCCTGGTCCTCCTTTAACTGTTGCACCATCATGACCAAGAACTCCTCGAAGTCGATGGTACCACTGCCTgatgagaggggggggggggggacaaagcCAAAGGTGATGTGACGGGAAGGAGGCTACACATGTAGTGCAAACTGAGTCCCATCTCCACTCctgttgtttctttgtttaaaCAATCCTTAATTACAATCATTAATTTATGATATTCATCGTATTCTAGCAAATAGTTTGAGATGATGTGCAGCGTAACATATTTCTTGCCGTATCTACTTCtcatgtgattttctttttactacTGCTCGACTGTATATATCAACCCAGCCTCTGATAACCCTTGCTTAAAGGGGCACtgcaccaattttacacataaatgtctgtctgtttacaCATCACGAGGAATCCTACTCAGCCTGTGGAAACAGCTGCATCATGTCTTCTGTATCTCTGGAGGGAGTCTGAAAATAActcagatgatgtcatcagggtcaTCATGAGAAAGGCTTGAGACTCAGCGTCTTAAACTGCTGCCATGCAAGAAAGACGATGGCATTTACCAGGCAGGCAGGATCTAGTGAAAATGCTGTTGAGCTGCATTATGTGAATGGTAGTATTCAATGTTTATGGAGCTTGACTCATTCTGGAGATTAAAGTCAGGACACCTGCTCTGCTGTTTTGATTTATACCGTTCTCTCTCACAAGTcacccaactttatggaagaaCTACTTAATTCTGGCATCAAATTGATGCCACAGTGAATGGAGAAATTAGCAATTCTGCCTCTTCTGGACTGAAAACTAACACACAGCCCCCAACCCCCCTCCCTAAAGAACCAGGCCGACACCTTCAATCATCCTTAAATGTCAAGTCTTAAATGCTGTTGCTGTTGGATCCGTTGTCCCTTTTCTATTTGTTGATCACGCGATGATCTCACCATCCTCATCGACCTCCTCAATGATGGCGTCCAACTCCTCCCTTGATGGGTTCTGGCCCAGCATCCTCATCACTTGACCCAACTCCTTGGTGCTGATGTCACCGCCGCCGTCGGTGTCGAACATGTCGAAGGCGGCCTTGAACTCTGGACGAGAGAGGGAAACGATTCAAACTCTAAAGTGGCACGAAATTTCTGGATCTtgtgtttgaatgttttaaCAGACCACAATTACTTGTTTACTGTAGTCATGTGATTCAAGTATTACAAAGTAGAAAACGTCCAAAGGCCAAAATAAAACCATTTCCAGCTGCTCATTCAGTGACCTGAAACTTTATTAAGTGTAATCCACTAACTGACTCATGTAATGAAGAGAGGACTGACCTGCAATCATCTCCTCCGTCAGGAAGGAGCGGGCATCGCTTTGGGCGTCAGTGGGCTTCAGacaggcaaaagaaaaaaggtggAAGAATGAAAGGAGAAGTTATTATTCCTATCCGTTGTATTCAGCTGCACAATGGCATGCCATTACCAAAGTAGGATTATGGCAGACTCAAAAAGAATAACATCATCTCCTTCAGCTCTCACTTACTCACACAGTCACAAACATTTGgagtctgctgctgcagctgtttttCTCTAAACTTTCTTTATCTTCATTTGCAGTAGCACACTAGCGTCACATGAGCGGTCATAAGCACTGATTAGTTAGCCCCCTGTGGTCTGACACACCTGCTTTGGATCTGCTgattgaatgggcgttatcagtagTAATCATAGGGCCTGTTGCCCCTACTAGTAGGTCCAGAAGGctgttatcatctattcacatggttgatcactGATACAAATACAATAAGACGACGCAGTTTTAGCTCATTTTCTACAattcatgtactgtacattactGGTGACCTCTGTTCAAGGCATACTAAAGCGTTTTAGACTTATTACCTCCTAGGTattgttttcactggcgttggtttgtttgtctgtctgtctgtctgttagcaggattaatCCAAAGGTTTGCAATGGAttcaaatgacatttttttgcagggatggggtgtagcacaatgaacaatccattagattttggtggcgattcgggaatttttttaaggcttccaatcagcctgagcattaagaccacagggtataacacatgcgcagggtgactgatgacgcgttgatgacgcgtgaccccgcctctttctgagagcagagagatacgtgtgtggttATGTGTGCGGGAGCTGTTGGCCGTCCgcagtgagaaagaacaaagcggtagctatcgggatgagagacaacgtagtgtaacattaaacagacataacaaggctgctgaatgtgaGAGGCATCTGCCGATATGTTACACGGACACAACATTCCCGCCAGTAGTTGTTCTCTTGTTCCTGTTTGTCCTTATATCCAGACTTTATGCCTGAAGACATCACAACTTCACATTGCACTGTAGGTCAAACATCCAATAGGAATCTTTCTTGACGGTGCTAGCTTCTTGTTTTTAACCTTGTTATTTTGAAACAGCAAGAACCGCCATCAGTGCACCAagcattgtttacattttctaagaGGAATATTGTTGACTGGACTTGATCAAAGCATAGCAATACTTAAATCAGACTATTCTCATACACTTTTATAtttacctacgaaaagtaatgcactataatttgtatataactCGCAttatcaatttgtatgtaatccacgtaatcgtgatcCAGaacaggtgacgtagtataaagagcatcAAAGACttcatagggaggaggtcggggtggatggtggGTCTACAAACACCGGACATTCACCAGGAcgctgctgttcgtgtcccgagtgaaaccagaagtcaacattgacttatttgtcacgtaacttccgaaCTTAAAGGTGCGAtcgataacattgataacataaCTGGATGTCGcactctccctcccccgttccattgcattcacttcagaacaaatggttgccagttcgttgcaAAACCTGCAAATTTTATGGTGGAGTGGAGTGACTCAGACAGACGGTCATGTCAAGTAATGAATCAATTGTGGTAGAGTaaaagtcattttgcaacataTGGCGTATACCTACTTATTTTTCAGTCGGCCACCTACTTCTAAATCCCCTCTGATACTCATCTTCGTTTTACAGTGTCTGAGGGAACTATAAGTAAGcgataatgtacagccagccggtcattgttgtgaaagaatccccgtcatcaccctgaaggggtttctttcacaacaatgacccgctagctgtacattatcccgcttattacacggctacttacagaagaaatcaatattttgacacaaaaacggtcctccagagtctgacatcagagctgcgcccatagcaacggtctgttatacagaaatgacagaccgcagaacgccatgattgaccaattagaatcgagtattcaacggTCGTTTACCGTCAAACTCGGACGattatccgttttttttttcacactaactggcaacttgatcactgacgacacagagacaccacgtgataccaacgatGTTATACTACTGTCTTACAAGTCTTGTTataagtgggaaccaaacatcagatatcttccacagagaaataacaaaacattcattttggacaaatcattttttaaatgattcattcacaatcataatatacatttttttaggagAAGCCATCATTTTATTCAGAACCTCTCTAAAAGCTCtgtaggatgttttttttagtttttttttataaattttcgtctacataaaaatgttataattataattttattataaaagACCTTTATAACGCAAATTCTGTACTTATTTTAttcacgatcttttcctaaacctaaccaagcggtttcgttgcctaaacacTGCAGGGACTTgtacaacaaaacaactttttataGGACATCATATGAACCGCTGTATGAGGATGCATTACAGGCTTGAATCTAGTGTTATTCCTTAATTGCTCTATAGACCCCTGTGCCATGGTGGTTCAGGAGGACAGTCAATtattttccctctctccctgtttgCTTGACAGAATTTCATCGATATGTAGAAGGTCACACAAACTCACTCATTAGTTCAGTATAAAGCTATTTTTAAGGTGAGACTTGGGAGAGGATTTGAGAGGGATTTTCTCAAAGTGAATGTCCTAAATTAAGACCCTCAGAAAAGGCAGCAGGTCTTCTCACTTTACTCAGCTGTGCTCTTTCTATCTTTAGCAACTCCAATCTAAATATCAGGCAAAATCACATCAGTCTGTGAACAAACAGCACAAAGGAGTTACACAAGTTCAACATGTGACGGAGGTTTCCAACAGCAGGTTACCGGTCGTCTGTAGCAAGCATCATAAAAACAGAACGTTTTTGCCCCAAATTAAtttcgcaaaaaaaaaatcaaaacaaagatcAGGAATTCCAAGAGATAAAACACCACTTGTAAATAAATCCAGCTGATAACCCAGCTGCGCTGCAGATGAGGACTTGCTTCAGATAGTAATCCTCATCTTCAGCCATCCGGCCTTCATCCTCATCAGttgaaaacaaaagcaaatcCTCAAAGATTCACCAAAACTAGATTTCCTCCTTGCTTCCCTTTTTACCTTCTTCTCAGTTTTCAGTTTCTTACCATGGCGGCTGGCTGTGATAACAACAGACAGCGGTAAAACGACAGGCGTCTGGGAGAGAAAGTCTTCCTACAACACGGTTTAGACGGCTTTACTCCCCTTTATAAGCAGCCTCTCATCCCACAATTCACTTTTACTGAAAATGATCAGGATTGGGCAAGAAGCCCCCTCCTCAGACAAGAgacagccaatcaaatcaaactTTACTTTGTGTCCTCTTACAATCTCCTGATGGACATCCCCTTGTGTGGCTCACTGTCTAATCCCCCATATTTAGATAACAGACAAGCTCGgtgacatttataaaaaaagaaaagcaaacagCACAGGCAGCTGGGGGTTATTCTGGCAGAGGATCAACCGAGCATCTCGCTGCAGATGGACACTTGATTTCACATAGGGCACAAGAACAGgagtgcatgcacacacacacacacacacacacacacacgcacacacacacagattaacaCGTCCCAGCATGCACAGATTCTCTACCCCTTTCACAGTGTCCGTTAACACATCTATCTGCCTGCCTCCCTGTCCTCACTGCTGCAGACTTGCCCTTGCACTTATGACATCTGTAATTTAAGAGGTGTACAAACGGACCTGTGATCTCACACAGCTGTACTCCATCTCTAACTATTTTACCCGTTGGTTTCTCACCCGTCAacaagtaaacaaacacaactctCATGTAGGTCTAGAACAGCTTTGGTTCCAGTTTACTTTCTGCCAGCTATTGCATCAATACACATTGCAACcagaaatacaaaggggcccatatacagtatgttgtcaagtttgaaaaggtctaaaCAGGCAACCCATAATTAGTATGTCAATCAATCGCAAGGCTTAATAGAGAGCCTATGAGGTGTAACTCATTCATCCATCACATGTCgtaaagctatttatatctagacgactatatctgacttttgagtgttctgttaaattaataagtctgttaatttacgcattcatacatcaggagtgttttttttttgccagctgtccttcctgcatttggcagcttcaactgtgttactattagtctggattaagtgtttaacttcttcgtatttgtctaatatagtttgcttttcctttgtaaaatctgcctgtctgcctgtctgtctgcagtctgtagacttgtccatgtctgtgattgatTATATGCTGCAGACACCGCCCTGTTCATGTGAACGTGCTCATAACCAGACTGAGAAactctgggttgatttactgagttgataaccagcttcgtaggaccgcttagcagGATcttgtttgttagggttagttgaGCCTGATAacaagaagataccctgggtatgttgaactggcttcgtagtacagacctcagGATGCTAGATAGGCTAAGGAAAGTAGTTTTtcttaagattattttttgggcttttattcctttatttgacagagacagagatagttTTTTGTAAGGGGgaaagagaggggatgacatgcagcaaagggccgcaggTCGGATTTGAACCTGgggccgctgcggtaaggactaagccttggtacatgggatgcccgctctaccaggtgagctactgCGGCGCCCGGAAAGTAGTTTTTTGTTATCGTTGTTCACGCAGTGCGGCCTTTAACAAGCCTCGTTCCTATAAACCCCAGACGCTCACAGCTTGACAAAAGAGATGAGTCTGTGAGCGAGCTGAGGTGCTGCGGTGAGTTCAGACATGTCTGTAAAATAGCGACTCACATGCTCTCAATGACGGTATTAATATGCTGATATTTAGCAGGTATTGTTTAGCATGCTCACcctcttagtttagtgtgttagcatgctaatacctatgaattagcactaaacacaaagtacagctgaagctgatgggaatgtcattagttgtGCATGTACATAAAGCAAATAATAATTTTGACttgatgatggcactagatggaaagttaaaggggaactacgcccattttcaaaattcatatatgtcattcctatggtctaaaacagtccaaaaatatcattaaacatgagctcctctctcccaaatccaaaaactggagagctaaaactcaaattggtgatgtcatagggtataaagtgtggagctgctccacagacaatgaatagggaacactgagagcagccaggggaatgttctgagtatatgggaacattttctgtttcacaacggAGAACACTActatagaataaataaaaagaaaacaaacagtatgTGGCTAAGAAAaatccacactttatacccgatgacatcaccagttacttacttctctggtttctggctttgagagagagagcagctcatgttcactaatattgattggactttactaggccatgggaataacatattggaattcttagtTTAGGTTTAATTAAAgtatcaccaaagttattacaattcttCCTGAAGGGAATCTGAATGTCTGAGCCAAAGTTCAAGTCATTGTTGAGATACTTCAGTTAGAACcaagtggtggactgacagaCATCCCTAGAGTGCCGCCACAAAACAATCACTATTAATAGAACAAAGAATGAGGAGTTTTATTTGTCGGATAGATGCACTCTGATATCTAAATGCACAGCCTCGAGGACTCCTTTCGGCGGACAGACATGTCGATCCAGGAGTCTCTGCTGACCTCGGTGGACATGCTGGAATTTTAAGCAGTGAGGCTCTGCAGTTTCTCAGGTCTTTCACTGGAAATCTATTTATGCCTAGAGGACTGTCTCATTGGCATGGAAACAAGAGCAGCTGTGGTTGCTCATAGCTTCTATTATAACTGTCATGCCAAAGAGAAAGTTGGCCTTTTCTAAAGAACTTTAGGAGGCTTACTGTACATTTTCCTTCGTAAACTACCTGGCAACGAAAATTCTGCGTCCTGCACACATTGCAAGAGCACATTTTCGATTGCGCATGGTAGATATGCCGATATATAAAATCACATTAAGACGGCCAGATAGCATAGCAATATACAAAAGCTGGCAGAGAAGTTGTCACAGTCGCCCATTTAGTGCACAGTATGGGTGGGACAAAATATCGATACAGGAATATATTGCATTACTTCCTCTGGCGGTACGTTATCGATACACGCACCAAATATcgatatttttattaaacatgCAGCCGCTCTATACGGTCACATTCGGATGTCTGAAAAGAAACTAGTTAGCTACACTAATGTCTTTGGCCCGGAGATGGAGTGGCTGCTGTAAACCCAGAACCTCGTGGGTCGAAGAGAGTCTGTCTCTAGGTCACTACTATTTACCACAGACTGTATGAAGTGTAACACAAAGTCACCGtaacgtcacccactggtttgtggactaccgtttggAAGCCtagagtttgtcattttggtttTTAGCCGCACTCCCTGAttggacaacgctgtggtagagACCTGACAATCACAGGGTAGCCCTGCCCTAaggcatcccctgctttatggtctatctgactctaaatgggaccatcatttactaaatgaacatcatgctgtattgaagaagacttgaaactagtgatttagaccataaactcatgtttacaatgtttactgaggtaataaatcaagagagaagtaggctcattttctcatagacttctatacaactagaggagtcgccccctgctggctggtagacaggatgcaggtttaaggcatctacctcatcccccccccccctcctcctcctgcccttctctttcctcccttctctccaTCACACTCtacactttttcttttattcctcCCCTCCATAAAACAGCTATTCTCCCTGCTTTGAGCACACcagctcctctctccatcctcacctccccctcctctcagTCATCACCCTGCCTGTCCCTGAAGGCCACCCTGAGTTCAGCTTCCATGCCGTCATTGAGCGGCTGACTGACAGCACCAGCTGATGCTCTGTTCGGCTCAACGCTTTCCTCTTGTtgggtgagagaaagagaaaaaggttTGGAAGGTTTGGAAGTGTGAAGACAATTTTGGATTGCAGAGGAGGAATTAAAGACCAAGAGGAATTGCATGTcctctttttattatttgtctttttctctctctttcttctcctcttctctccaccttctactcctcttcctccttctatTCCTGGACATTCCCTGTTGGAGCAGCTGAACGCTGTAGACAACACACACCCTATATAAGGCTGGAGGTATGCCATCACTCCCACCCCC
This region includes:
- the LOC119489392 gene encoding troponin C, skeletal muscle; translation: MPTDAQSDARSFLTEEMIAEFKAAFDMFDTDGGGDISTKELGQVMRMLGQNPSREELDAIIEEVDEDGSGTIDFEEFLVMMVQQLKEDQAGKSEEELSECFRIFDKNGDGFVDREEFGEILHLTGEPVVEEDIDEMFGEGDTNKDGKIDFDEFLKMMENVQ